The window GATCGCCCTCATTGATCCCGTGATCCAGTTTGATGATATTCTTTGCCATCCGCTCGGCATGATCGCCGATCCGCTCCATGCTCTTTGTGGCGAGCCGGTATCCGAGGCATTCTCTTGGGCGTTTGATCCCTATCTTCTCGGAAAGATGCGGGTCCTCTATTGCTGCTTTGAGCTGACGTACTGTCAATAAATAGAAACGGTCTACTTCATTATCTCGCTGGATGATATCCGTTGCAAGTTCAAGATCATGGTCACGCAATGCACGCATGACATCCTCCAGCATAGATGACACAAGCCTGGACATGCTTTGCATAGCTTTATCGAGTGACAGGTCACGGTAGTTAAGAAGGCTTTGCAGGACCAGTTCATTCCTGGACTCTTCAATGACCTCAAGACCAATCAACCTTTGGCGTGCGGCGTCCTTGATAAACTTCCTGTCAGATACACTGAATCCTTTATGTGAGACCAGTTTTATAATGTCATATCCGACAAGGTAGTGTGCAACAAGACACCTGAAGTTATCCTCAGGATCATCACCCTGGAAGAGTTCGATGGTTGCTTTATAAAGCCGCTCCTCTACCTTTGGCTCTGATGATATCAGGAGTGTCCGGTCCGGCTGCGGTGACAGTGTTACGGAATCTCCGGCTGACAGCCCGATCTCCCGCACCCACTTGATGGGTAAGGACACTATGAATGTAGAGCCGCCTGTTAGCTGTATCTTTCTTTTTTCGGGTGTGATAGTAATTCCACCTCATTAGTCATCGGTTAAGGAGTTTGACTGGCTCGATATGTATTGTTTTCCAAATAACCAATGATTTTTTATGATTTACCAATTTAGTTTGAATGGAACACAGATGACACGGATTAGACGGATTTTCACGGATTTATTTTGGTATCCGCGCGAATCCGTGTCATCCGTGTTCTATCACAATATTACTCTTAACCGATGACACATGAATTCCACCTATATAGAATAGTGGTAT is drawn from ANME-2 cluster archaeon and contains these coding sequences:
- a CDS encoding phosphate uptake regulator PhoU, giving the protein MTPEKRKIQLTGGSTFIVSLPIKWVREIGLSAGDSVTLSPQPDRTLLISSEPKVEERLYKATIELFQGDDPEDNFRCLVAHYLVGYDIIKLVSHKGFSVSDRKFIKDAARQRLIGLEVIEESRNELVLQSLLNYRDLSLDKAMQSMSRLVSSMLEDVMRALRDHDLELATDIIQRDNEVDRFYLLTVRQLKAAIEDPHLSEKIGIKRPRECLGYRLATKSMERIGDHAERMAKNIIKLDHGINEGDQIFKMGVHVHNVFTDAVKLLAENDVKHANRVIANAKKAVTAGASLAKKNRKNADPCISGTEMRSILESLKRIAEYSADIAEVSINMSVKELREI